In the genome of Thermoanaerobaculia bacterium, the window CCCCGCCCGAGGTAGAGGAAATCGCGGAAATGGCACAGCTTCCGCGCGAGCGCCTCGAGCTGGGGCTCCTTGTGGATCGTCTTCTCCATCAGCCCGGGGAGCTGCGCGAGAGCAGCCGTCTCCTCGCGGCTGAGCCCCGCCCGGATCCCGCGCACTTCCCGCAGCCGCGCCGCGATCAGGAAGAACACGAGGAGCTGCGTCGTGAACGCCTTCGTCGAGGCGACGCCGATCTCCGGCCCCGCGTGCGTCGGCCAGACGGCTTCGGCCATCCGGGCGATCTGGGAGCCGGGCACGTTCACGATCGCTCCGATCGAGGCGCCCTGTCGGCGCGCTTCCTGGAGGGCGGCGACCGTGTCCGCGGTCTCCCCCGACTGCGACACGCCGATCGCGAGCGTCGCCTCCGAGACGACCGGCGCGCGGTAGCGGAACTCGCTCCCGTAGTCGACCTCCACCGGAATCCGCGCCATGCGCTCGATCAGGAACTTCCCGACGAGGCTCGCGTGCCACGACGTTCCGCAGGCCAGGAGCAGCACACGGTCGATGCGCGCGGCGCGTTCGACCGAGAGGAGCGGGTCGTCGAACTCGAGCGCGCCCGTCTCGAGCGAGACCTTCCCTCCCATGCTCTCCGCGACCGCGACGGGCTGCTCGTGGATCTCCTTCGCCATGAAATGGAGGTACCCCGACTTCTCCGCCGAGACCGCGTCCCACGCGAGGACGCGCACCGGGCGCTCCGCCTCGTTGCCGTCGGCGTCCATGATCCGGATCGAGCCGGCGTCGATGCGGGCGACGTCGCCGTCCTCGAGGAAGATCACCTGCCGCGTCCAGGGCAGCACCGCGGTCGCGTCGGACGCGACGAAGTTCTCCCCTTCCCCTTTTCCGAGGACGATCGGCGGTCCCGACCGGGCGGCGACGAGGACGCCCGGCTCGTCGACGGAGGAGACGACGACCGCGTACGCGCCGACGAGCGTCTGCCGCGCCTCGCGGACGGCCGCAAACAGGTCGCCGCGGTAGCAGCGCTCCACCTCGTGCGCAAACACTTCGGTGTCGGTATCCGAGAGGAAGACGTGCCCCTGGCTCTTCAGCAGGCTCTTGCGCTCGGCGAAGTTCTCGATGATCCCGTTGTGGATGACCGCGATGCGGCGATTGCCGGAGAGGTGAGGATGCGCGTTCCTCTCGATCGGCTTCCCGTGCGTCGCCCAGCGCGTGTGGCCGATCCCCGTCGTTCCCGGCGGCATGTTCCCGTCGAGCTTCTCGACGAGGGCGCCGAGCTTTCCTTCGGCGCGGGCGATGAAGAACTTCCCCTCGTCGAGGACGGCGATTCCGGCCGAGTCGTAGCCGCGGTATTCGAGCCTCCGCAGACCGTCGAGCAAAACGGGCGCGGCCTCGCGGCCTCCGACGTAACCGACGATCCCGCACATTACACGTCGCCTTCGCGACTCTCGCGGAGCTCGGATCGCGAAGGCTCCCGCATCGCAGACCTCCTCCGCTCGGTGGCTCGCGCACTGGCGTGCACGGCGATCGGCGCGCGCGGCTCTGACGCGCCCGCCGCTTCGCGCCGGCGACTCTCGTCGCGCGCTGGATACCCTTCGCGGAGACTTTCCGCGATGCGGCCTCTCGCGGCTCGGGCTCCCGCCCTCGACGGCGCAACCGGGGCCCCCTGAGACCAGAAGGGCGCCCAAGTCCACCGTTGCGTCGAAATTGCCGATATCTCCATTTTCGCCGTCGTCATCGCAAAAAGAATGCCCGTCCCATTGTTCCCGAAAGGCCGCGAGGCGGCAAGGCGAACCGTGGCGGAAAGGGGGCGGGACCGGGGCTCCGCCGCCTCTATTTCGCCTTCTTCTTCCTTCTCGCCTCGGCCCAGCCGTCGATGTTCCTCTGCGCCTCGCGGGAGATCGCGAGCGCCCCAGGAGGCACGCTCTTCGTGATCGTCGATCCCGCGCCGACGTAGGCTCCGTCGCCGATCTCGACGGGCGCCACGAGCTGCGTGTCGCTGCCGATGAACGCCCCCCGTCCGATGCGGGTGAAGTTCTTCTTCTCGCCGTCGTAGTTGCAGGTGATCGTGCCGGCGCCGATGTTGGCGTCCTCGCCGACCTCCGTGTCGCCGAGATACGAGAGGTGAGACGCTTTGGCGCCCCTCTTCAGGTGCGCCTTCTTCGTCTCGACGAAGTTCCCCACGCGCACGTCCTCGTCGAGCACGGTTCCGGGCCGAAGGCGCGCGAACGGCCCGACCGTCGTGCGCCGCCCCACGACGGAGTCGTTCAGGTCGCAGAACGACTTGATCTCGCACCCCTCGGCGAGCCGGGTCCGCCCCTCCAGCACGACGAAGGGATGGATCACGACGTCGCGGGCGGCGGACACGTAGGGGCCCACGAGCGTCGACTCCGGGTCGAGCAGGGTCGCGCCCTGGTCGATCAGCCGCTCGGCGCCGCGCCGCCGCTCGACCGCGTCGGCGAACGCGAGCTCCCGCCGTGAATTGACCCCCATCGCTTCGCGGTGGTCCGGGATCTCGATCGCTTCGACGGCCGCCTTCGCCCGGACGAGCGCGGTGACGGCGTCGGTGAGGTAATACTCGCCGGCGGCGTTGTCGTCGCGGAGGCCGCGCAGCCCTCGGGCGAGCGCGGCTCGGTCGAAACAGTAGATCCCGGCGTTGATCTCGCCGA includes:
- the glmU gene encoding bifunctional UDP-N-acetylglucosamine diphosphorylase/glucosamine-1-phosphate N-acetyltransferase GlmU; the protein is MAAGAGTRMNSDLPKVLHRVAGRAMLDAVLDEAEKLEPERIVVVAGHGREQVEPHVAGRPRVRIAIQDPPRGTGDAVARALPLLGEGAGPVLVLSGDTPLITADSLRLLLDHFRRSRAAAALFSARPDDPGALGRIVRRSGRFSAIVEVRDATAAQRKIGEINAGIYCFDRAALARGLRGLRDDNAAGEYYLTDAVTALVRAKAAVEAIEIPDHREAMGVNSRRELAFADAVERRRGAERLIDQGATLLDPESTLVGPYVSAARDVVIHPFVVLEGRTRLAEGCEIKSFCDLNDSVVGRRTTVGPFARLRPGTVLDEDVRVGNFVETKKAHLKRGAKASHLSYLGDTEVGEDANIGAGTITCNYDGEKKNFTRIGRGAFIGSDTQLVAPVEIGDGAYVGAGSTITKSVPPGALAISREAQRNIDGWAEARRKKKAK
- the glmS gene encoding glutamine--fructose-6-phosphate transaminase (isomerizing) — its product is MCGIVGYVGGREAAPVLLDGLRRLEYRGYDSAGIAVLDEGKFFIARAEGKLGALVEKLDGNMPPGTTGIGHTRWATHGKPIERNAHPHLSGNRRIAVIHNGIIENFAERKSLLKSQGHVFLSDTDTEVFAHEVERCYRGDLFAAVREARQTLVGAYAVVVSSVDEPGVLVAARSGPPIVLGKGEGENFVASDATAVLPWTRQVIFLEDGDVARIDAGSIRIMDADGNEAERPVRVLAWDAVSAEKSGYLHFMAKEIHEQPVAVAESMGGKVSLETGALEFDDPLLSVERAARIDRVLLLACGTSWHASLVGKFLIERMARIPVEVDYGSEFRYRAPVVSEATLAIGVSQSGETADTVAALQEARRQGASIGAIVNVPGSQIARMAEAVWPTHAGPEIGVASTKAFTTQLLVFFLIAARLREVRGIRAGLSREETAALAQLPGLMEKTIHKEPQLEALARKLCHFRDFLYLGRGTHYPIALEGALKLKEISYIHAEGYPAGEMKHGPIALISEEMPVVVLAPRDAWREKTLSNLREVKSRDARAIVVTTRVDGEIEELADDVIEIPETIPELQPILSVIPLQLFAYHVAVILGCDVDQPRNLAKSVTVE